In a genomic window of Weissella tructae:
- a CDS encoding heavy metal-binding domain-containing protein codes for MSDILVVTTEQVPNFDIIETYGEVFGQTTRSRNMFSSFGQAFKSATIGGEIKGYTKLQNSARDEAIERMRIAAAERGANAVVMFRFDSNSGAIGDSVNAYGTAVKIAPRA; via the coding sequence ATGTCAGATATTTTAGTTGTCACAACTGAACAAGTACCAAACTTCGACATCATCGAAACTTACGGTGAGGTATTCGGGCAAACAACCCGCTCTCGTAACATGTTCTCAAGTTTCGGCCAAGCCTTTAAGTCCGCAACCATTGGTGGCGAAATTAAAGGTTATACAAAACTACAAAACAGCGCCCGTGATGAAGCCATTGAACGTATGCGTATCGCAGCCGCTGAACGTGGCGCAAACGCTGTTGTCATGTTCCGCTTTGACAGCAACTCAGGTGCTATCGGAGATTCCGTTAACGCTTATGGGACGGCTGTCAAAATTGCACCACGTGCTTAA
- a CDS encoding YutD family protein has protein sequence MNRERMKELAEAQFAERQAATQIIHAADDFDKLQINERSYKLVVNYRDAYDDEKLAARFSEFLEKYNFIVGDIAADQLRLRGFYNKGITGIPRNQQITALEDYLYEEVNFGAPYFVLENLEPHEVQEDIDTNEGPKRRHRSRRGSNSSKNKGAAVKESQRPAQNKKPNAGKNPEVKVKGTRKKRHFEVRDRKTDKPAAKKGK, from the coding sequence ATGAATCGTGAAAGAATGAAGGAGTTGGCTGAAGCACAATTTGCTGAACGCCAAGCTGCGACGCAAATTATCCATGCCGCGGATGATTTTGATAAGTTACAAATTAACGAACGCAGTTATAAATTAGTGGTGAATTACCGCGATGCGTATGATGATGAAAAATTAGCTGCGCGTTTTAGTGAGTTTTTAGAAAAGTACAATTTTATTGTTGGGGACATTGCAGCGGATCAATTACGTTTGCGTGGTTTCTACAATAAGGGGATTACTGGTATTCCACGTAACCAACAAATCACAGCTTTGGAAGATTATCTTTACGAAGAAGTGAATTTTGGGGCGCCTTACTTTGTCTTAGAAAACTTGGAACCACATGAGGTACAAGAAGATATCGATACGAATGAAGGACCGAAGCGTCGTCATCGTTCACGTCGTGGTTCAAATTCTTCTAAGAATAAAGGTGCGGCGGTGAAGGAATCACAACGTCCAGCGCAAAACAAGAAACCAAATGCAGGTAAAAATCCAGAAGTGAAAGTCAAAGGGACACGTAAAAAGCGTCATTTTGAAGTGCGTGACCGTAAGACTGACAAGCCAGCAGCAAAGAAGGGAAAGTAG
- a CDS encoding TIGR01457 family HAD-type hydrolase, which yields MLKYDAYFIDLDGTIYAGTESFPAAKRFMEKLKASDSSYLFVTNNSTKTPEEVAAFLTEQHGIVTTPEDIYTSAMATADYVAGQGYQRVMMIGEHGLKTALENKGLTLVTEGTADVVVVGLDRDINYDKLMHATLAIQNGAAFVATNVDTNLPNERGLLPGAGTIVAAVKTATQQEPVVVGKPEKIIMQEALKRTGLKANQVVMVGDNYQTDILAGINAEMDTLLVYTGVSTPEQVAEKPVQPTHVVNALDEWEF from the coding sequence ATGTTAAAGTATGATGCTTATTTTATTGATTTAGATGGTACCATTTATGCCGGAACTGAATCATTTCCAGCAGCCAAGCGCTTTATGGAAAAGCTTAAGGCATCAGATAGTTCATATCTATTTGTGACAAATAACTCAACAAAGACGCCAGAAGAAGTTGCGGCATTTTTGACAGAACAACATGGGATTGTCACGACACCTGAAGACATCTATACAAGTGCTATGGCCACAGCAGACTATGTTGCAGGTCAAGGTTATCAACGTGTCATGATGATTGGTGAACACGGATTGAAGACAGCGCTTGAAAACAAAGGACTAACATTGGTGACTGAAGGTACTGCGGATGTCGTTGTGGTTGGGTTAGATCGTGATATTAACTATGACAAGCTCATGCATGCCACACTAGCAATTCAAAATGGTGCTGCCTTTGTTGCAACCAACGTGGACACGAATTTACCAAATGAACGTGGTCTATTACCAGGGGCGGGGACAATTGTTGCGGCTGTGAAAACAGCAACTCAACAAGAACCAGTTGTTGTCGGAAAACCAGAAAAAATTATCATGCAAGAAGCTTTGAAGCGTACAGGTTTAAAGGCAAACCAAGTTGTTATGGTTGGTGATAATTATCAAACAGATATTTTGGCAGGAATTAACGCTGAAATGGACACGCTATTAGTTTACACAGGGGTATCAACACCTGAACAAGTAGCAGAAAAGCCAGTTCAACCAACGCATGTTGTGAATGCTTTGGATGAATGGGAATTCTAA
- a CDS encoding bifunctional metallophosphatase/5'-nucleotidase, with product MREEVQLLHTNDMHSHLERWPQIRRFLNGTRSKAKRAGITSFTFDIGDALDREHPLTDATMGRANVQLLNEGGYTAVTIGNNEDLGMNHDALNRLYEKANFPVLITNVTDERTGQTPLWAEQTKTLTTKQGQKIAVLALTAPFIRTLPLLGWEPAGVMETLNEWIPQLHETHDAIVLLSHLGLPTDRDIAHAFPAIDVILGAHTHHVLPEGERIGSTLLAAAGRHGDHVGEVTLTFSDAGLETKAIVHPVGEMARLFEDGSEIKAYQTLGDDKLSHEVVAEMPRTYTTGVHDEHRVIDLGLAAIKEATQTEIAMLSTGLFLTDLPAGMVTKKTLHDMLPHAIHPMRTTLLGRDLIRLAQEVDKNKAFLRMHRQKGMGFRGGEFGTIVFDGLTWHDNRYYVHDEPIDLERPYQIGSLDHYLFVPYFPTLEIAGENEMMYDQVLRETFGSYLKNKIENE from the coding sequence ATGCGCGAAGAAGTACAGCTATTACACACGAATGACATGCATTCACATCTGGAACGTTGGCCACAAATCCGACGTTTCTTGAATGGGACGCGTAGTAAAGCGAAGCGCGCTGGTATCACCTCTTTTACATTTGATATTGGCGACGCACTAGACCGTGAACATCCGTTAACGGATGCGACAATGGGACGCGCCAATGTCCAATTACTTAATGAGGGTGGCTATACGGCTGTAACGATTGGAAACAATGAAGATTTAGGGATGAATCATGATGCCTTAAATCGACTATATGAAAAGGCTAACTTTCCAGTCTTGATTACGAATGTGACGGATGAACGAACAGGTCAAACACCTCTTTGGGCGGAACAAACCAAGACGCTGACAACGAAACAAGGGCAAAAGATTGCTGTATTAGCGCTAACAGCTCCTTTTATTCGGACATTACCATTATTAGGTTGGGAACCAGCCGGTGTGATGGAGACCTTGAACGAATGGATACCGCAGCTACATGAAACGCATGATGCCATTGTCTTGTTGTCACATCTGGGCTTGCCAACGGATCGCGATATTGCCCATGCCTTTCCGGCAATCGATGTGATTTTAGGTGCTCATACGCATCATGTGTTGCCAGAAGGTGAACGCATTGGGTCGACATTATTGGCTGCTGCTGGCCGACATGGTGATCACGTTGGTGAAGTGACACTAACGTTTTCAGATGCAGGGCTTGAAACCAAAGCAATTGTCCATCCAGTTGGTGAGATGGCTCGCTTGTTTGAAGACGGCTCAGAAATTAAGGCCTATCAAACCCTTGGGGATGATAAGTTATCACATGAAGTGGTTGCAGAAATGCCAAGAACGTATACAACAGGTGTGCATGATGAACATCGCGTGATTGATTTAGGATTAGCTGCTATTAAAGAAGCGACCCAAACAGAGATTGCGATGCTATCAACGGGTCTATTTTTAACTGATCTGCCAGCCGGTATGGTCACGAAAAAAACGCTCCATGATATGTTGCCACATGCCATTCATCCTATGCGTACGACCTTGTTAGGGCGTGACTTAATTCGCTTAGCGCAAGAAGTCGATAAGAATAAAGCCTTCTTGCGTATGCATCGTCAAAAGGGGATGGGCTTTCGCGGTGGCGAATTTGGTACAATAGTATTCGATGGATTAACATGGCATGATAATCGCTATTATGTCCATGATGAACCAATCGACTTAGAACGACCGTATCAAATTGGTAGTTTAGATCATTACTTGTTTGTGCCGTATTTTCCAACATTGGAAATCGCGGGTGAAAATGAAATGATGTATGATCAAGTTCTACGCGAAACATTTGGCAGCTACCTAAAAAATAAGATAGAAAACGAGTAA